One genomic region from Bactrocera tryoni isolate S06 chromosome 3, CSIRO_BtryS06_freeze2, whole genome shotgun sequence encodes:
- the LOC120771261 gene encoding odorant receptor 10a: MNFRFLSRTFPLRDYYFYVPKLCLGALGFWPLDTSAPNASNVWAWVNLIILTIGVFTEIHAGCTVLKTDLELALDTLCPAGTSAVTLLKMALIYYYRKDLAWVLKRMRDLVYERDVSINTVKKHIVRAHAVTAARLNFIPFVMGFITCTSYNLKPLLMTLILYIQGQEPMWKLPFNMTMPSFLLHAPYFPLTYIFTAYTGYITIFMYGGCDAFYFEFCSNTAALLELLQNDLKSIIHFDQLSLTTEESTVLEWRLVQFIKRHNDIIELTRFFCKRYTVITLAHFVSAGLVIGASIFDLMTFTGFGIVIYIGYTIAVLGQLFIYCYGGSMVAESSVQLATVAFGCDWHACNPRLRRYVLMIIMRSQRAINMSVPFFAPSLITFTSILQTSGSIIALASSFK; this comes from the exons ATGAACTTCAGATTTCTTTCGCGTACATTTCCACTGCGCGATTATTATTTCTATGTGCCGAAATTGTGTCTCGGTGCGCTGGGCTTTTGGCCGCTGGACACAAGTGCGCCGAATGCATCCAATGTATGGGCTTGGGTGAATCTCATAATTTTGACTATTGGAGTCTTTACCGAGATCCATGCGGGCTGCACGGTGCTGAAGACCGATCTGGAACTCGCTTTGGACACACTCTGTCCTGCCGGTACCTCGGCGGTGACATTACTCAAAATGGCTTTGATCTATTACTACCGCAAGGATTTGGCATGGGTGCTAAAGCGGATGCGTGACTTGGTGTATGAACGCGACG TGTCAATAAATACCGTTAAGAAGCATATTGTACGCGCGCACGCCGTTACGGCAGCACGTCTCAATTTCATACCGTTCGTTATGGGCTTCATCACGTGCACCTCGTACAATCTCAAGCCGTTGCTAATGACTCTGATACTCTATATACAAGGACAAGAGCCCATGTGGAAGCTGCCATTCAATATGAC CATGCCGTCATTTCTACTGCACGCGCCCTACTTTCCGCTAACCTACATATTCACCGCCTACACGGGCTACATTACGATCTTCATGTACGGCGGCTGTGATGCATTTTACTTCGAATTCTGTTCGAATACAGCGGCCCTGCTCGAACTGTTGCAGAACGATTTGAAGTCTATCATACACTTTG ACCAACTCAGCTTAACAACGGAGGAGTCCACCGTGCTGGAGTGGCGTTTAGTGCAATTCATAAAGCGCCACAATGATATTATCGAGTTAACGCGCTTCTTCTGCAAACGTTACACTGTCATCACACTGGCGCACTTTGTCTCTGCTGGTCTGGTGATTGGAGCGAGCATATTTGACCTTATGACG tttaccGGCTTCGGCATTGTCATCTACATTGGCTATACCATCGCAGTTTTGGGTCAGCTTTTCATTTACTGCTATGGCGGCAGCATGGTGGCGGAGAGC AGCGTTCAATTGGCCACCGTGGCGTTCGGCTGTGATTGGCATGCCTGCAACCCCAGACTGCGTCGCTATGTGCTGATGATAATTATGCGTTCGCAGCGTGCCATCAACATGTCAGTGCCATTCTTTGCGCCCTCGCTAATCACATTCACGTCG ATACTGCAGACATCTGGTTCGATTATAGCTTTAGCCTCCTCTTTCAAATGA
- the LOC120772107 gene encoding neuropeptide CCHamide-2 receptor yields the protein MFGSQPASGRLVTALPWAMHVSTTTSRSSYFDIGGPALASAIGRVAASTSLEESLRNKSAFVGAVWGDDADIDPATDYVPPSQRPETYIITVLFALIFIVGVLGNGTLVIIFFRHRSMRNIPNTYILSLALADLLVITICVPLASIVYTQESWNFGAEMCGISESFKDISIGVSVFTLTALSGERYFAIVNPLRKLQTRPLTVFTASMIWIVAILLAAPSFIVSDLQEIHIPPSKNSKNLTIVICSPFGRYRPNYKTYSKYAVISKAIIYYVLPLFIIGALYILMAKRLHTSAREMPGEALGMQSRSQVRARRYVARMVVSFVVIFFVCFFPYHVFELWFHLNPTAVDDFDDFWHAVRIIGFCASFLHSCVNPVALYCVSGVFRQHFKRYLCCLCIKRQPHIRQHSTATGVMDTSIMSMRRSTVNNYNRASMHINNNRGGTNGGGGSAGGASTTSTSFQRQASMPLHHSVTLQKNGAGGGTHAAGDKR from the exons ATGTTTGGGTCACAGCCAGCATCCGGGAGGCTGGTCACCGCTCTGCCGTGGGCTATGCACGTCTCAACCACAACGTCACGCTCGTCATACTTCGATATCGGTGGCCCAGCCTTGGCTTCTGCTATCGGTAGAGTGGCAGCCAGCACCAGCCTCGAAGAAAGCCTGCGCAACAAGAGTGCGTTTGTGGGTGCGGTGTGGGGTGATGATGCGGACATCGATCCCGCCACGGATTATGTGCCACCCTCACAACGACCCGAAACCTATATTATCACAGTGCTGTTTGCGCTCATCTTTATTGTTGGCGTTTTAGGTAATGGCACTTTGGTGATAATATTTTTTCGGCATCGCTCCATGCGCAACATTCCCAACAC TTATATTCTGTCGCTGGCCTTGGCCGATCTGCTGGTCATTACCATTTGTGTGCCATTGGCCTCCATCGTCTACACACAGGAGAGTTGGAACTTCGGTGCCGAGATGTGTGGCATCAGTGAGTCCTTCAAAGACATTTCCATTGGCGTTTCGGTATTTACACTGACCGCCCTGTCTGGCGAACGCTATTTCGCCATTGTGAATCCGTTGCGCAAACTGCAG ACACGGCCTTTGACCGTTTTCACCGCCTCGATGATCTGGATAGTGGCCATTTTGCTGGCGGCGCCGTCGTTTATTGTCTCCGATCTTCAAGAGATACACATTCCACCAAGCAAGAATAGTAAGAACTTGACAATTGTCATTTGCTCGCCGTTCGGACGTTATCGCCCCAATTATAAGACTTATTCCAA ATACGCTGTGATCAGCAAGGCGATCATCTATTATGTGCTGCCGCTGTTCATCATCGGAGCCTTGTACATCCTCATGGCCAAGCGTTTGCACACGAGTGCACGTGAAATGCCCGGCGAGGCGTTGGGCATGCAAAGCCGGTCGCAGGTGCGAGCGCGTCGTTACGTGGCGCGAATGGTGGTCTCCTTTGTTGTGA TATTTTTTGTCTGCTTCTTCCCTTACCATGTATTCGAGTTGTGGTTCCACTTAAATCCCACGGCTGTAGATGACTTTGATGACTTCTGGCATGCCGTTCGCATAATAGGATTCTGTGCAAG TTTTTTGCACTCATGCGTCAATCCCGTCGCGTTGTATTGCGTCTCCGGCGTGTTCCGGCAGCACTTCAAACGCTATTTGTGTTGCCTGTGCATTAAACGACAGCCGCACATCCGCCAACACTCCACAGCGACGGGCGTGATGGACACGAGCATCATGTCGATGCGGCGCTCCACCGTCAACAACTACAATCGCGCATCGATGCACATCAACAATAACAGGGGCGGCACCAatggcggcggcggcagcgcTGGTGGCGCGTCCACCACCAGCACAAGCTTTCAACGGCAAGCCTCAATGCCGCTGCACCACAGCGTCACGCTGCAGAAAAACGGAGCTGGCGGCGGCACCCACGCCGCTGGCGACAAGAGGTGA